A single window of Salvelinus namaycush isolate Seneca chromosome 11, SaNama_1.0, whole genome shotgun sequence DNA harbors:
- the LOC120055977 gene encoding ADP-ribosylation factor 1-like: MGNLFASLFKAFGKKEMRILMVGLDAAGKTTILYKLKLGEIVTTIPTIGFNVETVEYKNISFTVWDVGGQDKIRPLWRHYFQNTQGLIFVVDSNDRERVNEAREELMRMLAEDELREAVLLVFANKQDLPNAMNAAELTDKLGLHSLRHRNWYIQATCATSGDGLYEGLDWLSNQLKNQK, encoded by the exons ATGGGGAATTTATTTGCAAGCCTCTTTAAAGCATTTGGCAAGAAAGAGATGAGGATCCTCATGGTGGGTCTCGATGCTGCTGGTAAAACAACAATCCTGTACAAACTCAAACTTGGAGAAATTGTAACTACCATTCCAACTATAG GTTTTAATGTTGAGACAGTCGAGTACAAGAACATAAGTTTTACAGTGTGGGATGTCGGTGGTCAAGACAAAATTCGACCGTTGTGGCGTCACTATTTCCAGAACACACAGG GTCTCATCTTCGTTGTGGACAGCAATGACAGAGAGCGAGTGAATGAAGCCCGCGAAGAACTGATGAGAATGTTGGCAGAGGATGAACTAAGAGAGGCAGTCTTATTAGTATTCGCTAACAAACAG GACCTCCCAAATGCTATGAATGCGGCCGAACTCACAGACAAGCTGGGACTGCACTCCCTTCGCCATAGAAACTGGTACATCCAGGCCACCTGTGCCACCAGCGGAGACGGTCTCTATGAAGG